TTCATGTGCCAGCCTTGGAACGCGAATAAACTCGACTGCACATCCTGCATCGCGATACAGTTCAGCATCTGATTCTATCATCGGTGCGACAGAATCCTCAGCACCGGCAAAAAGCATCATTGGAAGCGAATCATCACAGGGGCCAAGGTCTCTCGGCCGCAATCCCGAGTGTGCGACCAACGCGGCAATCAGGTTAGGTCTCGCAGTCGCCAAGACGTGAGCAAATGAAGCTCCGTTCGACATTCCGACCAGGTAAACACGATTGGGGGCGACGTTTTGGTCTGAGACAACACGAGAATACAGGGCGTCGAAGAATCGAACATCAGGGTTGGCATCGAGGTTCGTTGGATCGATGTTGACCGCTGACCACATCGAATTCTGTGCCTCGGGATAGACCAAAATGAAGCTGTTGTCCGCTGCGATTCGATCAAGTTGGCAGTATGCAGCCATGGAAGCGGGGGAATCGCCAATGCCGTGAAAAGCGAACACAATCGGCATCGGTGACGTGGAATCGTGCGGCACCACGACGCGATAGCGTCGAGTGGCATCGTCTACAACGAGTTCACCAGCGCGAACGTCAGCATTTATTGGGCGTTCGCGAAGAAGCCACCATGCGACCGATGCCACGGAAGCAAGGACAAGTGTGCCAGTGAGGTAACGTTTCACGAATTGCTAGGGTCTCATCGCCATTGGCAGAACGGGAGCGATGTGCGGGCGGCGAAGGGTGATTGAGCCACTTTGCAAAAACGATGCCGCCGCTCCGTCACCATCGCATGGTTATCGCAGATCGTACCAAGCATGAATCGAGTATGGTTGCAGTGGCGTTCCGCCCCGTGGGTGGCCCGTCAAGCAGACAACCGTTGGGATCGACCAGTGATGCTAGTGTAACGGACTGCGATGACAAAATGTTGCACGATCACCAACGGGAATTTCGCTTGTTACGCCAGCGGTGGAATGAATTGCAAAACCAACGCAGGTCACGCCTCTAGTTGCGATAACGGTGGACATCACCGAGGACGCGCGAAAGACTCACCATTGCCAAACCGCTTGGCTCGCGTCCTTCGATGGATGTCATTGTTACCCGTGCCTTCGCTTAAAAGCAATCCGGGAGCACCAACAGGCGCGAAGTCATTCGACCAGTCTAGCGCCGCCAATTGTGTAACCAAACATTGCGTTGATGTTCTCGTTTGAGAGTGCAAGCTCGATCTGCCGACGACCGGTCGCATCATTGAAAAGCAGCTTGCCGCCGCGAAACATCAACACGACAGGCGTCACCGCTAGGTCGTCCGGTTGAATCGACGGATGTTTGAAGTCGTTGGACTTGGTAATCCATCCGAAACCAATGCCGGTCCGAAAACTTGCCGCGACATCGCACAAACGTTCAACAAGTGCTGACGAAGCAGGGTCAGAGGAATCGACAACCAGCAGAATTGTCACAGCGTTAGCAGCGAGTTGATGCGTTAGGTCGTCAGGTGTGAGCAGCACAGCGTTCACGTCGATCGATGACGCATTCCAGTCAGTCGGGTAACGGCCGCGGTAACGGGGTTCGCGGGTTTGATGTTTTATTAAAGTGGACTTGCTCGCG
The DNA window shown above is from Novipirellula caenicola and carries:
- a CDS encoding alpha/beta hydrolase family esterase, with translation MKRYLTGTLVLASVASVAWWLLRERPINADVRAGELVVDDATRRYRVVVPHDSTSPMPIVFAFHGIGDSPASMAAYCQLDRIAADNSFILVYPEAQNSMWSAVNIDPTNLDANPDVRFFDALYSRVVSDQNVAPNRVYLVGMSNGASFAHVLATARPNLIAALVAHSGLRPRDLGPCDDSLPMMLFAGAEDSVAPMIESDAELYRDAGCAVEFIRVPRLAHEWSTRHNMDMWRFLSAHARINAEEAEPDDAREPPS